The Shewanella mangrovisoli genome has a window encoding:
- the yfcC gene encoding putative basic amino acid antiporter YfcC has product MTTPPSTTQPTEAAQTAMAPSASHTPSAFQMPDTLVIIFFVALLAGLMTYFIPIGSFQTQEVHYLADGVDKARTVVDPNSFAYQLDDAGEPKLQPVALFKGEGGVGFFNFAFEGLTSGSKWGSAIGVIMFMLVIGGSFGVVMATGTIDNGILKLIDKTRGNEKLFIPVIFTLFSLGGAVFGMGEEAIAFAIIICPLMIRLGYDGITTVMVTYVATQIGFASSWMNPFSVAIAQGIAGIPVLSGSEFRFPMWLGFTLLGIVFTMRYAHRIQQQPSLSHSYQSDAYFREHHANTKLESRFNLGDVLVLLLLVLTMVWVIWGVVAKAWFIPEIASQFFTMGMVAGVIGCVFKLNGLTLNKVAQSFKDGAKTMLEPALLVGCASGILLLLGGGAPTEPSVLNSILNSAGGVIGHLPDALSAWFMLLFQSVFNFFVTSGSGQAALTMPLMAPLSDIVGVTRQVAVLAFQLGDGLTNIIVPTSASLMATLGVCRVDWGNWLKFVWRFMLLLMLVSSVLVIGAHYLGFN; this is encoded by the coding sequence ATGACGACTCCACCCTCGACGACTCAGCCAACAGAAGCAGCTCAGACTGCTATGGCACCATCCGCTTCACATACTCCCTCAGCCTTTCAAATGCCCGATACCTTAGTGATCATCTTTTTTGTGGCATTACTTGCGGGATTAATGACGTACTTTATCCCCATCGGCTCGTTTCAAACCCAGGAGGTGCATTATCTGGCCGATGGCGTCGATAAAGCGCGGACTGTCGTCGACCCTAATTCTTTTGCCTATCAATTGGATGATGCGGGCGAGCCTAAGTTACAACCCGTGGCACTTTTTAAAGGCGAGGGCGGCGTTGGCTTTTTTAACTTCGCTTTTGAGGGCTTAACCTCGGGCTCTAAATGGGGCAGCGCGATTGGCGTTATCATGTTTATGTTGGTGATTGGCGGCTCCTTTGGGGTCGTAATGGCCACAGGCACCATAGATAACGGCATCTTAAAGTTAATCGATAAAACCCGTGGCAATGAAAAGCTATTCATTCCGGTGATATTTACGCTGTTTTCCTTAGGCGGCGCCGTGTTTGGCATGGGAGAAGAGGCCATTGCCTTCGCGATTATCATCTGCCCACTCATGATCCGTTTAGGGTATGACGGCATCACCACTGTGATGGTGACCTATGTGGCAACCCAAATTGGTTTTGCCAGTTCTTGGATGAATCCCTTCAGTGTGGCGATTGCCCAGGGCATTGCAGGGATCCCGGTTCTTTCAGGCAGTGAGTTTCGCTTCCCCATGTGGCTTGGATTCACATTGCTTGGCATCGTTTTTACTATGCGTTACGCCCATCGTATTCAGCAGCAACCCAGTCTTTCCCATAGTTATCAGTCCGATGCTTATTTCCGTGAGCACCATGCTAATACAAAGCTTGAGAGCCGTTTTAATCTTGGGGATGTATTGGTGCTGTTGTTGTTAGTGTTAACTATGGTGTGGGTAATTTGGGGCGTTGTGGCAAAGGCGTGGTTTATCCCCGAGATCGCTAGTCAGTTTTTTACCATGGGGATGGTGGCCGGCGTCATTGGCTGCGTATTTAAGCTCAATGGCTTAACGCTTAACAAGGTGGCGCAGAGTTTTAAGGACGGCGCCAAAACCATGTTAGAGCCAGCTCTTTTAGTGGGATGTGCCTCGGGGATTTTACTGCTTCTTGGTGGTGGTGCTCCGACTGAACCTAGTGTGCTTAATTCGATACTGAACAGCGCAGGCGGGGTGATTGGTCATCTGCCGGATGCGCTCTCAGCGTGGTTTATGTTGTTGTTTCAATCCGTATTCAACTTTTTTGTGACCTCAGGATCAGGGCAGGCCGCATTGACTATGCCACTGATGGCACCACTCTCTGACATTGTTGGCGTGACGCGCCAGGTGGCGGTATTGGCCTTTCAGCTCGGCGATGGCCTGACCAATATCATCGTGCCCACCTCAGCGTCTTTAATGGCGACCCTTGGCGTATGCCGCGTCGATTGGGGCAACTGGCTGAAATTTGTCTGGCGTTTTATGTTGCTGCTGATGTTGGTCTCAAGTGTGCTGGTGATTGGCGCGCACTATCTTGGATTTAACTAG
- the focA gene encoding formate transporter FocA has translation MKDSHANAPQTSSTGHEPIQVSSHFSCYHQAEIYGKSKVVKAPWQSFGLAVFAGAFIALAFVFYLTVTTGAGDSAWGLVRLVGGIAFSLGLILVVICGGELFTSSVLSSVAWAQKQVTTSELLKCWSRVYIGNFVGAMLMVGLIMAAGLYELDGGNWGLNALKVSQHKLHHTWVQAFSLGILCNMLVCLGIWMTFASRESLTKAILLILPVAMFVSSGFEHSIANLFMVPLGITIQSVASPEFFASLGVTQEQFADLTVANFVFNNLIPVTLGNIVGGGVIVGLGYWWIEQGQIALPDPQKSHQPHFFASPLHTEKAKNSQESK, from the coding sequence ATGAAAGACTCACACGCTAATGCTCCACAAACATCCTCGACTGGCCATGAGCCAATACAGGTTTCTTCACACTTTAGCTGTTATCACCAAGCCGAGATTTACGGCAAAAGCAAAGTGGTTAAGGCGCCTTGGCAATCCTTTGGTTTAGCGGTATTTGCAGGCGCTTTTATTGCCTTAGCCTTTGTGTTTTACCTGACAGTCACCACGGGGGCGGGTGATAGCGCTTGGGGCTTAGTGCGCCTAGTAGGTGGGATTGCCTTCAGCTTAGGCTTAATTTTGGTGGTAATTTGCGGCGGCGAGCTGTTTACCAGCTCGGTGCTGAGCAGCGTTGCATGGGCGCAAAAGCAGGTGACCACCAGTGAATTGCTCAAATGCTGGAGCCGCGTGTATATCGGCAACTTTGTCGGCGCCATGTTAATGGTTGGCTTGATCATGGCGGCGGGTTTATATGAACTCGATGGCGGCAACTGGGGCTTAAATGCGTTAAAAGTGTCGCAACATAAGCTACACCATACTTGGGTACAGGCATTTAGCTTAGGTATTTTATGTAACATGTTGGTGTGTCTGGGTATTTGGATGACCTTCGCCAGCCGCGAATCCCTGACCAAAGCGATTTTACTGATCCTCCCGGTAGCCATGTTTGTCAGCAGTGGCTTTGAGCACAGTATCGCAAACCTGTTTATGGTGCCGCTTGGGATCACTATTCAGTCGGTCGCTAGCCCTGAGTTTTTTGCTTCTTTAGGCGTGACCCAAGAACAATTTGCCGATTTAACCGTGGCAAACTTTGTATTCAATAACTTAATTCCCGTGACCTTAGGGAACATTGTCGGCGGCGGTGTGATCGTTGGCCTCGGTTATTGGTGGATTGAGCAGGGCCAAATAGCCTTACCCGATCCGCAAAAATCCCATCAACCGCACTTTTTTGCATCGCCCTTACATACCGAAAAGGCGAAAAATAGCCAAGAGAGTAAGTAG
- the pflB gene encoding formate C-acetyltransferase, whose protein sequence is MTDKTELFANAWEGFTPGDWKSEVNVRDFIQQNYAPYEGDESFLAGATEATTQLWDKVMEGIKQENRTHAPVDFDTKMVSTITSHDAGYINKDLETIVGLQTDAPLKRAMLPNGGIRMVEGSCAAYNRELDADVKYIYSELRKTHNQGVFDVYTPEIMACRKSGVLTGLPDAYGRGRIIGDYRRVALYGIDFLMKDKFAQFSSLQAQFEAGEDLSNVIQLREEIAEQHRALGQMKTMAAKYGFDISRPAANAKEAIQWTYFGYLAAVKSQNGAAMSLGRTSSFLDIYIERDLKNGIITEQQAQEMIDHFVMKLRMVRFLRTPEYDELFSGDPIWATESIGGMGLDGRTLVTKSSFRFLNTLYTMGPSPEPNITVLWSDKLPVGFKKYCAKVSIDTSSIQYENDDLMRPDFQSDDYAIACCVSPMVVGKHMQFFGARANLAKTMLYAINGGVDEKLKIQIAPKAAPITDEVLNFDDVMNRLDGLMDWLATQYVTALNSIHYMHDKYSYEAALMALHDRDVRRTMACGIAGLSIAADSLSAIKYAQVKPVRDENGIAVDFEISGDYPKFGNNDPRVDDIACDLVERFMSKIRDRKMYRNAIPTQSILTITSNVVYGKKTGNTPDGRRSGAPFAPGANPMHGRDEKGAIASLTSVAKLPFAHAQDGISYTFSIVPNALGKDEDGRRTNLAALMDGYFAHNEGHEGGQHLNVNVMNREMLEDAVVNPDKYPQLTIRVSGYAVRFNSLTPEQQQDVITRTFTKGL, encoded by the coding sequence ATGACCGACAAAACTGAACTGTTTGCCAACGCATGGGAAGGTTTTACCCCTGGCGATTGGAAATCTGAAGTCAATGTACGTGACTTTATTCAACAAAACTATGCTCCCTATGAAGGTGACGAGTCATTCCTAGCCGGTGCCACCGAAGCCACAACCCAGTTGTGGGACAAAGTGATGGAAGGCATCAAGCAAGAAAACCGCACCCACGCGCCAGTTGATTTCGATACTAAGATGGTCTCTACCATCACTTCCCATGACGCGGGTTATATCAATAAAGATTTAGAAACTATCGTTGGTTTACAAACTGATGCGCCGCTCAAGCGCGCTATGTTACCTAACGGTGGTATTCGCATGGTTGAAGGCTCATGTGCCGCTTACAACCGCGAACTCGACGCCGATGTAAAATACATCTACTCAGAACTGCGTAAAACCCACAACCAAGGCGTATTCGACGTCTACACCCCTGAAATCATGGCGTGCCGTAAATCCGGCGTATTAACCGGTTTACCCGATGCCTATGGTCGTGGCCGTATTATCGGTGACTATCGCCGCGTAGCGCTCTACGGTATCGACTTCTTAATGAAGGATAAATTTGCCCAGTTCAGCTCACTGCAAGCGCAGTTTGAAGCCGGCGAAGATTTATCTAACGTTATCCAACTGCGTGAAGAAATTGCCGAGCAGCACCGCGCTCTAGGTCAAATGAAGACCATGGCGGCTAAATACGGTTTCGATATTTCTCGCCCAGCCGCTAACGCCAAAGAAGCGATCCAATGGACATATTTTGGCTACTTAGCTGCGGTTAAGAGCCAAAACGGCGCGGCCATGTCTTTAGGCCGTACCTCATCTTTCCTCGATATCTATATCGAGCGCGATCTGAAAAACGGCATCATCACGGAGCAACAAGCTCAAGAAATGATTGACCATTTCGTGATGAAACTGCGTATGGTGCGTTTCCTACGTACTCCAGAATACGATGAGTTATTCTCAGGCGACCCTATTTGGGCAACTGAATCTATCGGCGGTATGGGCTTAGATGGCCGTACACTGGTAACCAAATCCAGCTTCCGTTTCTTAAACACCTTATACACTATGGGTCCAAGCCCAGAGCCAAACATCACTGTGCTCTGGTCTGACAAACTGCCTGTAGGCTTTAAAAAGTACTGCGCGAAAGTGTCTATCGACACTAGCTCTATCCAGTACGAAAACGATGACTTAATGCGCCCAGATTTCCAATCTGACGATTACGCTATCGCTTGCTGCGTAAGCCCAATGGTTGTGGGTAAACACATGCAGTTCTTCGGCGCCCGTGCAAACTTGGCAAAAACCATGTTGTATGCGATCAACGGCGGTGTTGACGAAAAACTGAAAATCCAAATCGCCCCTAAAGCCGCCCCCATCACCGACGAAGTGTTGAACTTCGATGACGTGATGAATCGCTTAGACGGCCTGATGGATTGGTTAGCGACGCAATATGTCACTGCGCTGAACTCTATTCACTACATGCACGACAAGTACTCCTACGAAGCTGCGCTAATGGCTCTGCACGACAGAGACGTACGTCGTACCATGGCTTGTGGTATCGCAGGGCTTTCTATCGCGGCCGACTCACTGTCTGCTATCAAGTACGCTCAAGTTAAACCGGTACGTGATGAAAACGGCATTGCCGTCGACTTTGAGATCAGCGGTGATTATCCAAAATTTGGTAACAATGACCCACGCGTCGACGATATCGCCTGTGACTTAGTGGAACGTTTTATGTCGAAGATCCGCGACCGTAAAATGTACCGCAACGCTATCCCAACTCAGTCAATTCTGACCATTACCTCTAACGTGGTCTATGGTAAGAAAACCGGTAACACGCCAGACGGTCGCCGTTCAGGTGCGCCATTTGCACCGGGTGCAAACCCAATGCACGGCCGTGATGAGAAAGGCGCGATTGCCTCGTTAACCTCAGTGGCAAAACTGCCTTTTGCCCACGCACAGGACGGTATCTCTTACACCTTCTCCATCGTGCCTAATGCCTTAGGTAAAGATGAAGACGGTCGCCGTACTAACCTCGCGGCGTTGATGGACGGATATTTCGCCCACAACGAAGGACACGAAGGCGGTCAACACTTGAACGTTAACGTGATGAACCGTGAAATGCTTGAGGATGCGGTCGTTAACCCTGACAAGTATCCGCAACTGACCATCCGGGTATCGGGTTACGCAGTGCGCTTTAACTCTTTGACCCCAGAGCAGCAGCAAGACGTGATCACACGTACTTTCACAAAAGGTCTGTAA
- a CDS encoding TonB-dependent receptor plug domain-containing protein produces MRANSTLAKAVRFALIGGATTAALSSTVVYAAEDNAKVERIEVTGSRIQRTDMESALPVTVLSAEDIAKTGLSDVSAVLAQMPFNTAGSFISDAGSSASNHASSGMRGLGSNRTLTLINGRRIAPSATFGGDATNLNLIPMDAIERIEILRDGASAIYGSDAIGGVINIILKKTFDGLAFDAKFGSPTQGGRDEKSASVTFGNTSDKSSSLVIIEHKQFDPLQGGQRPHLTANWDKKYGRSGLYAPEGTYRPVESRPVKGADGTFGTPVYTGLQVPGKDCPADRIVTTKDGSACGFNQFDGTDYLPDQTKDSVFSNMTYRITDELEWFGQAIVMRDKSITSSTALWTPNLYMAADNPLNPTFGTANASEVQAYHRLKGVADRKTEFDSNVVDIVTGLNLELDAGSLSWYVQYSDQIVNIETDSYVFEDKLQEAVDKGLYNPFVEGGNATQETLDTFLHTATRKATSNTTGTGLSWAALAPISLPGGDLGYAVGMEYQKIEYKDTRDAQQAAGNVLGTYGGDSAGDRSYKAAFVELELPVLDHLNVKLASRYDQYSLPDVGQLSSSVNVRYEALDNLVLRASYGQGFRAPSLDDLLGKPATSYDRITDTTLCQSLPADQKDNPACEDNQYLRKSSGNKDLDPEKSAQYSFGAVWNITENIDLVVDYYNIEITDQVSYIDAQTIVDLEAIGGLGAYDPNYIYVKRKADGTIDEIGAGNINMDGVQTSGLDVSFTSNFDFAEFGAFKFAVEGTYALEYTEQASPIAKRYDVLGTKGYPALRFNTTFSYAIDDFSASLIAKYIDSYDGETPQQQEVGTNKQDFSSFTTWDLTLNYDFDSYGKVTVGARNLFDAMPTVNYSLGYPGYDTDTHNILGRVVFAGYKVKF; encoded by the coding sequence ATGCGCGCTAATTCGACATTAGCCAAAGCGGTTCGCTTTGCGTTAATTGGTGGTGCCACAACAGCAGCTTTATCTAGTACTGTTGTTTATGCTGCAGAGGATAACGCTAAGGTAGAACGTATTGAAGTAACAGGTTCCCGCATTCAAAGAACTGATATGGAATCAGCGTTACCTGTTACTGTTTTATCGGCTGAAGATATTGCCAAAACAGGTTTAAGTGATGTTTCTGCTGTTTTAGCACAAATGCCATTTAACACTGCTGGTAGTTTTATTAGTGATGCTGGTAGCTCTGCCAGTAACCATGCCAGTTCAGGTATGCGTGGTTTAGGTTCGAACCGTACGTTAACCTTAATCAACGGTCGCCGTATTGCGCCATCTGCAACCTTTGGTGGTGATGCTACTAACCTCAATTTAATTCCAATGGATGCAATCGAGCGTATTGAAATTTTACGTGACGGTGCATCAGCAATTTATGGTTCAGATGCTATCGGTGGTGTAATCAACATCATCCTTAAGAAGACTTTTGACGGTTTAGCATTCGATGCCAAATTTGGTAGCCCGACTCAAGGTGGAAGAGACGAAAAGTCAGCTTCTGTCACTTTCGGTAATACCAGTGATAAAAGCAGCAGCTTAGTGATCATCGAGCATAAACAATTTGATCCACTGCAAGGCGGTCAACGTCCTCATTTAACCGCGAACTGGGACAAGAAATACGGCCGTAGTGGCTTATATGCGCCAGAAGGCACATATCGTCCAGTTGAATCTCGTCCAGTGAAAGGCGCAGATGGTACCTTCGGCACCCCAGTCTACACTGGCTTACAGGTTCCAGGTAAAGATTGTCCAGCCGATCGCATTGTAACCACCAAAGACGGTTCAGCTTGTGGTTTCAACCAGTTTGATGGTACTGACTATTTGCCAGATCAAACAAAAGACTCTGTATTCTCTAATATGACTTACCGTATTACTGATGAATTAGAGTGGTTTGGTCAAGCTATCGTAATGCGTGATAAATCCATCACGTCTTCTACCGCGCTGTGGACTCCTAACCTATACATGGCGGCAGATAACCCATTAAACCCAACATTCGGCACAGCGAATGCTTCAGAAGTTCAAGCTTATCATCGCTTGAAGGGCGTAGCTGATCGTAAGACTGAATTCGACTCAAACGTTGTAGACATTGTCACAGGTCTAAACCTTGAGTTAGATGCAGGCTCTCTGAGCTGGTACGTACAATACTCAGATCAAATCGTAAACATTGAAACTGACTCTTACGTATTCGAAGATAAGTTACAAGAAGCGGTTGATAAAGGTCTATACAACCCATTTGTTGAGGGTGGTAATGCGACCCAAGAAACTTTAGATACTTTCTTGCATACAGCGACTCGTAAAGCAACATCTAACACTACTGGTACAGGATTATCATGGGCCGCACTGGCTCCTATCTCCTTACCAGGTGGTGACTTAGGTTACGCTGTGGGTATGGAATACCAAAAAATCGAATACAAAGATACCCGTGATGCTCAACAAGCAGCTGGTAATGTATTAGGAACTTACGGTGGTGATTCTGCTGGTGATAGAAGCTACAAAGCAGCATTCGTTGAATTAGAACTACCAGTTTTAGATCACTTGAATGTGAAACTCGCTAGCCGTTACGACCAATATAGCTTGCCTGATGTTGGCCAGCTTTCTAGCTCAGTTAACGTCCGTTACGAAGCCTTAGATAACTTAGTGTTACGTGCATCTTACGGTCAAGGTTTCAGAGCTCCATCACTGGATGACCTGTTAGGCAAACCTGCGACTAGTTACGACAGAATCACAGACACCACTCTGTGTCAAAGTCTGCCTGCAGATCAAAAAGACAATCCAGCCTGTGAAGATAACCAGTACCTACGTAAGAGTTCAGGTAATAAAGACCTAGACCCAGAGAAATCTGCTCAGTACTCTTTCGGTGCAGTATGGAATATTACTGAAAACATTGACTTAGTTGTTGACTACTACAACATCGAAATCACTGACCAAGTAAGCTATATCGATGCACAAACTATCGTTGATTTAGAAGCAATTGGTGGTTTAGGTGCTTATGACCCTAACTACATCTACGTTAAACGTAAAGCTGACGGCACCATCGATGAAATTGGCGCTGGTAACATCAACATGGATGGCGTACAAACCTCAGGTCTTGACGTGTCATTCACATCAAACTTCGATTTTGCTGAATTTGGTGCATTTAAGTTTGCGGTTGAAGGAACCTATGCGCTTGAATACACAGAACAAGCAAGCCCGATTGCTAAACGTTATGATGTGTTAGGTACTAAGGGTTATCCAGCACTACGTTTCAACACAACATTTAGCTACGCCATCGATGACTTCTCTGCATCTTTGATTGCTAAGTACATTGACTCTTATGATGGTGAAACTCCACAGCAACAAGAAGTTGGCACAAACAAGCAAGACTTCTCATCGTTCACAACATGGGACCTCACCCTGAACTATGACTTCGACAGCTATGGCAAAGTCACTGTAGGTGCTCGCAACTTGTTTGATGCAATGCCAACGGTTAACTACAGCTTAGGTTACCCTGGATACGATACTGATACTCATAATATCTTAGGTCGTGTCGTGTTTGCAGGATACAAAGTGAAATTCTAA